Proteins encoded by one window of Lathyrus oleraceus cultivar Zhongwan6 chromosome 1, CAAS_Psat_ZW6_1.0, whole genome shotgun sequence:
- the LOC127136703 gene encoding ribosomal protein S4, mitochondrial, which translates to MRFKTCHLLSGNVRNRELTIIQRRILRRLRNKKRSIKRKIYPRENLNSYIQSQTTRKLPLFHGDLPITEMHRGTERTSYIPFLLNPETRSDVIPVRLHFRETIPQARQPISHRKVCVNNRMVSITRLKVSHGDLISFQENDARIRGEEIRRSFYIEISVDKIIGKFLDHPVRMWRRTKTKWFHLLKTKRGCRLLLKSRFLQQQLRYSMQEEDFERTKKFGSEKVCLGSSFAEHNRMKRNLYHFKSLFLSKRRNDKNRYLPTRTRSPIVYNSSLYSNSTYCSSSPHQFTMKRRIKRIELPTHYSEVNHRTPKAVVFYGPNIGHIPHDIRLKDPNLPLRSGNGRGQNI; encoded by the coding sequence ATGCGATTTAAAACTTGTCATCTACTTTCAGGAAATGTTCGGAACAGAGAACTTACAATAATACAACGCCGCATTCTCCGAAGATTGAGGAACAAGAAGAGATCTATTAAGAGAAAGATTTATCCGAGAGAAAATCTTAACAGTTACATCCAATCACAAACTACACGAAAGTTGCCCCTTTTTCATGGGGATTTACCCATCACAGAGATGCACAGAGGAACAGAACGAACTTCATATATCCCTTTTCTACTCAATCCAGAAACAAGATCGGACGTTATTCCGGTTCGTCTCCATTTTCGTGAAACTATTCCTCAAGCAAGGCAGCCGATAAGTCATCGAAAGGTTTGTGTGAATAATCGAATGGTAAGCATTACTCGTTTGAAAGTTTCCCACGGTGATCTaatatcttttcaagaaaatgaCGCGAGAATCCGCGGTGAAGAAATAAGGAGATCTTTCTATATCGAAATATCAGTTGATAAAATCATAGGAAAATTCCTGGATCACCCGGTAAGAATGTGGAGAAGAACCAAAACAAAATGGTTCCACCTACTCAAAACTAAGCGGGGATGCCGCCTACTACTAAAATCCCGGTTTTTGCAACAACAGTTGCGTTATTCTATGCAAGAAGAAGACTTTGAAAGAACTAAGAAGTTTGGATCCGAAAAAGTATGCTTAGGCAGTTCCTTCGCTGAGCACAACAGAATGAAGAGGAATTTGTATCATTTCAAATCCCTATTCTTATCGAAGAGAAGAAACGATAAAAACCGATATCTTCCTACTCGAACAAGAAGTCCTATAGTTTACAACTCTTCTTTATATAGTAATTCGACCTATTGCTCCTCATCCCCCCATCAGTTTACTATGAAGAGAAGAATCAAAAGGATCGAACTACCTACTCATTATTCGGAGGTGAATCATAGAACACCAAAAGCGGTGGTATTTTATGGACCTAACATAGGTCACATCCCTCACGACATAAGATTGAAAGATCCAAACCTTCCTCTTCGGAGCGGAAACGGACGTGGCCAAAACATATAA